The Streptomyces sp. NBC_00344 genome includes a window with the following:
- the lysA gene encoding diaminopimelate decarboxylase yields the protein MVTTTLALSPVPAAGDDLSIWPGSTTRLPHGALAVGGVDLTDIAESFGTPAYVLDEGEVRERCRTYRAAFPDADILYAAKAFLSRAMVRWIAAEGLGLDVCSAGELELAVTAGFPADRMVLHGNAKSPHDLEAALRLGVGRIVIDNPPEIARLAAAVGQEGSQKVMIRVVPAVSAGGHSKIRTGTEDQKFGLSLTDGQAHHAIAGVLGQPQLELTGLHCHIGSQVTNAKPYIVAVRRMVGLMARVRDTHGVVLSELDMGGGHGIAYRPGEAALDITALARRMRAELSEGCAAARLPVPRLIIEPGRAVAGPAGVALYRVLSVKRTGERTFIAVDGGMSDNPRPALYGVRYAPRLIGRHSTAETCTATVVGRHCEAGDILAADVDLPGDIRPGDLLAVPVAGAYQLSMASGYNLVGRPPLVAVHDGRARLLIRRETLDDYRARDVGL from the coding sequence ATGGTGACAACCACCCTCGCTCTCTCCCCCGTGCCTGCGGCCGGCGACGATCTGTCGATATGGCCCGGCTCAACGACGCGGCTCCCACACGGTGCTCTCGCCGTCGGCGGGGTCGACCTGACCGATATCGCCGAGAGCTTCGGCACACCGGCATACGTCCTGGACGAGGGCGAGGTGCGCGAGCGCTGCCGGACGTACCGGGCCGCCTTTCCTGACGCCGACATCCTCTACGCGGCGAAGGCCTTCCTCTCTCGCGCGATGGTGCGCTGGATAGCGGCGGAAGGGCTCGGGCTGGACGTCTGCTCGGCCGGAGAGCTCGAACTCGCCGTGACGGCCGGGTTTCCGGCCGATCGGATGGTGCTGCACGGCAACGCCAAGTCACCTCACGACCTCGAGGCCGCACTGCGGCTGGGAGTAGGGCGGATCGTCATCGACAATCCGCCCGAGATCGCCCGGCTGGCCGCCGCCGTGGGGCAGGAGGGCAGCCAGAAGGTCATGATCCGTGTGGTGCCAGCAGTTTCCGCAGGCGGGCATTCGAAGATCCGCACCGGAACGGAGGACCAGAAGTTCGGCCTCTCCCTCACCGACGGACAGGCCCACCACGCGATCGCCGGCGTTCTCGGGCAGCCGCAGCTCGAACTCACCGGCCTGCACTGCCACATCGGGTCGCAGGTCACCAACGCCAAGCCGTACATCGTGGCCGTGCGACGCATGGTGGGGCTGATGGCCCGGGTGCGGGACACACACGGTGTCGTCCTGTCCGAGCTGGATATGGGTGGCGGTCACGGCATCGCCTACCGGCCCGGAGAGGCCGCGTTGGACATCACCGCACTCGCCCGCAGGATGCGCGCCGAGTTGAGCGAGGGCTGCGCGGCCGCACGACTGCCCGTTCCACGTCTCATCATCGAGCCCGGCCGCGCCGTGGCCGGGCCCGCGGGGGTTGCGCTCTACCGTGTGCTCTCAGTGAAACGCACCGGTGAGCGGACGTTCATCGCGGTGGACGGTGGCATGAGCGACAATCCCAGACCCGCACTGTACGGCGTCCGCTACGCGCCCCGGCTGATCGGGCGCCACTCCACCGCCGAGACCTGCACGGCCACGGTCGTCGGCCGGCACTGCGAGGCAGGCGATATCCTCGCGGCCGACGTCGACCTGCCGGGCGACATCCGGCCCGGTGACCTGCTCGCCGTACCGGTCGCCGGGGCTTACCAGCTGTCGATGGCCTCCGGCTACAACCTCGTGGGGCGTCCACCGCTGGTGGCCGTGCACGACGGCCGGGCCAGGTTGCTCATACGCCGGGAAACGCTGGACGATTACCGCGCCCGCGATGTCGGTCTGTGA
- the kdpB gene encoding potassium-transporting ATPase subunit KdpB — protein MSTATPTSAPHSDVPTSHKPGEGRVGAGLFDPRQLLRSLPDAFRKLDPRVMVKSPVMFVVLVGSVLTTIFSFKDPGDWFGWAISAWLWLTVIFANLAEAVAEGRGKAQADTLRKAKTDTVARRLVDGREEQVPGTELRVGDLVVCEAGDIIPGDGDVVEGVASVDESAITGESAPVIRESGGDRSAVTGGTKVLSDRIVIKITTKPGETFIDRMIALVEGAARQKTPNEIALNILLASLTIVFLLAVATLPPFADYAGTHLTMVVLIALLVCLIPTTIGALLSAIGIAGMDRLVQRNVLAMSGRAVEAAGDVSTLLLDKTGTITLGNRQASEFVPVTGTTEAEVADAAQLSSLADETPEGRSIVVLAKEKYGLRERRQGELKGAEWIAFTAQTRMSGVDVDGRKVRKGAAGSVIAWVQEQGGEVSEDAGTLADRISEAGGTPLLVAVEDAESTRVLGVIHLKDVVKEGMRERFDELRRMGIKTVMITGDNPLTARAIADEAGVDDFLAEATPEDKMALIRREQAGGKLVAMTGDGTNDAPALAQADVGVAMNTGTSAAKEAGNMVDLDSNPTKLIEIVEIGKQLLITRGALTTFSIANDVAKYFAIIPALFAAVYPGLDRLNIMHLSSPDSAILSAVIFNALIIIALVPLALRGVRYRPVSADKLLRRNLGIYGLGGLVAPFIGIKIIDLIISLIPGIG, from the coding sequence ATGTCCACAGCCACTCCGACGTCGGCGCCGCACAGCGATGTTCCGACCAGTCACAAGCCCGGCGAAGGACGCGTCGGGGCGGGTCTTTTCGACCCCAGGCAGCTGCTCAGGTCGCTGCCGGACGCCTTCCGCAAGCTCGACCCGCGGGTGATGGTCAAGTCCCCCGTGATGTTCGTGGTCCTCGTCGGCTCGGTCCTGACGACGATCTTCTCCTTCAAGGACCCCGGCGACTGGTTCGGCTGGGCGATCAGCGCCTGGCTGTGGCTGACCGTGATCTTCGCCAACCTGGCGGAGGCGGTGGCCGAGGGCCGCGGCAAGGCGCAGGCGGACACGCTCCGCAAGGCCAAGACCGACACGGTGGCCCGGCGTCTGGTGGATGGCCGCGAGGAGCAGGTGCCCGGCACCGAGCTGCGCGTGGGCGACCTGGTCGTCTGCGAGGCGGGCGACATCATCCCCGGCGACGGTGACGTCGTCGAGGGTGTGGCCTCGGTCGACGAGTCGGCCATCACGGGTGAGTCGGCCCCGGTCATCCGCGAGTCCGGCGGCGACCGGTCTGCGGTAACCGGCGGTACCAAGGTCCTTTCCGACCGCATCGTCATCAAGATCACGACGAAGCCGGGCGAGACCTTCATCGACCGCATGATCGCGCTGGTCGAAGGCGCGGCCCGGCAGAAGACGCCCAACGAGATCGCGCTGAACATCCTGCTGGCCTCGCTGACGATCGTCTTCCTGCTCGCGGTGGCGACGCTTCCGCCGTTCGCGGACTACGCGGGTACGCATCTGACGATGGTCGTGCTGATCGCGCTGCTCGTCTGCCTGATTCCGACGACGATCGGTGCGCTGCTCTCCGCGATCGGTATCGCGGGCATGGACCGCCTCGTCCAGCGCAACGTCCTGGCCATGTCCGGCAGGGCAGTTGAGGCAGCCGGCGATGTGTCGACGCTGCTGCTCGACAAGACCGGCACCATCACGCTCGGAAACCGCCAGGCCTCCGAGTTCGTACCGGTGACCGGCACCACCGAGGCCGAGGTCGCCGACGCCGCCCAGCTCTCTTCGCTGGCCGACGAGACGCCCGAGGGCCGCTCCATCGTCGTACTGGCGAAGGAGAAGTACGGGCTGCGCGAGCGGCGTCAGGGTGAGCTGAAGGGCGCCGAGTGGATCGCCTTCACCGCCCAGACCCGCATGTCGGGTGTGGACGTCGACGGACGAAAGGTCCGCAAGGGCGCGGCCGGTTCGGTCATCGCCTGGGTCCAGGAACAGGGCGGCGAGGTGTCCGAGGATGCCGGGACACTTGCCGACCGGATCTCCGAGGCGGGCGGCACGCCGCTCCTCGTGGCCGTCGAAGACGCGGAGAGCACCCGCGTCCTGGGCGTCATCCACCTCAAGGACGTCGTCAAGGAGGGCATGCGCGAACGCTTCGACGAGCTGCGCCGCATGGGCATCAAGACTGTCATGATCACGGGTGACAACCCGCTGACGGCAAGGGCGATCGCGGATGAGGCCGGCGTCGACGACTTCCTCGCGGAGGCGACTCCCGAGGACAAGATGGCGCTCATCAGGCGTGAGCAGGCGGGCGGCAAGCTCGTCGCGATGACGGGCGACGGCACGAACGACGCCCCCGCGCTCGCACAGGCCGATGTGGGTGTCGCGATGAACACGGGTACGTCGGCCGCCAAGGAGGCCGGCAACATGGTCGACCTCGACTCGAACCCGACGAAGCTCATCGAGATCGTGGAGATCGGCAAGCAGCTGCTGATCACCCGGGGCGCGTTGACGACCTTCTCGATCGCCAACGACGTCGCGAAGTACTTCGCGATCATCCCGGCGCTGTTCGCGGCGGTCTACCCGGGCCTGGACAGGCTGAACATCATGCATCTGTCCTCGCCGGACTCCGCGATCCTGTCCGCGGTCATCTTCAATGCGCTGATCATCATCGCGCTGGTTCCGCTCGCCCTGCGGGGTGTGCGGTACCGGCCGGTGAGCGCGGACAAGTTGCTCCGCCGCAACCTGGGGATCTACGGCCTGGGCGGGCTCGTCGCCCCGTTCATCGGCATCAAGATCATCGACCTGATCATCTCCCTCATCCCCGGAATTGGCTGA
- a CDS encoding AAA family ATPase has product MTALRERQAALDLLSTEITGARAGAGGLVILRGATGTGRTALLDAAAERGAEQGMRVLRARCAADDTGTPFAAVLQLLNLPSAFGPLDSTPQSPSHRNHPPQLWERLLSYAEDSPLLIAVDDVHLADRDSRRWLTYAARRVDRLAVLLVATERGQYDIRTPSPGLAHTLSPSLVTVHALAPLSRQGAAEMVRESAGADAPQQWVDDCVRASAGNPLLLRALLDDLRAVFPEGPGTTGLPDSCAELYPGAYVGAVTWWLECAGPGTTGVARALAELEGLSEGEGDRVEDLLGDVTGTDPARAAGWITAMVRLGLLRRERRQGPPRFAHPLLREAVLDGWPLPQRQAVHRAAAELRHHRGIRVETVAGHLLRAPAVGAQWAADALADAARTASLDNRPAEAADFLRRALDEPLTREHRAAVLTELATMEFSTVRAAGIPRLTEALRLQDLPRNKVKAAVMLGTALAHRGEARAAFAMLLDLDDGLSDHPVLTRSVRAAALLLSDHDREIRHLAYTRLRLTTENSPELLGPAEESLLIRYEATAGRVSAEHAMRRIRGLLAMPEDPALLPYLLLTSAAVAQWADKLDEADRLVQRGLAQQRISHFPLVQRALVNTRADTVAARGRHAQVLTCLDAQGLPADQPDHTGPSNFHAHALISLVEVGRAGDAHRLAAKVSLRNAHADWEANRFLYARGILRAASGDPAAALDDFQECGRRQTAREVLSPVVTPWRSAAADCQLALGRPHAALALAQEEYRLATVWNTPRVLGRALRTLGEATGGRHGIDLTAQAVQILRDAALETELIPALLAHGRQLTAAGRSARATLREAAATAEHLGAVRLRSEADRALRDSGARPRETGHTGASALTGSEARIAALAAAGSTNAQIAELLHLARRTVETHLTSAYRKLNIQRRTDLPAALGADSGRHGEGE; this is encoded by the coding sequence ATGACAGCTCTCCGCGAGCGCCAGGCAGCGCTGGACCTGCTGTCCACGGAGATCACCGGGGCCCGAGCCGGAGCCGGCGGTCTGGTCATACTCAGAGGCGCCACCGGCACCGGACGCACCGCGCTTCTCGATGCGGCAGCCGAGCGCGGCGCCGAGCAGGGCATGCGGGTCCTGCGCGCCCGCTGCGCGGCCGACGACACCGGCACACCCTTCGCGGCCGTACTTCAACTGCTGAACCTCCCGTCCGCTTTCGGGCCGCTGGACAGCACCCCGCAGAGCCCGTCACACCGCAACCACCCTCCGCAGTTGTGGGAACGGCTGCTCTCCTACGCCGAGGACTCGCCCCTGCTGATCGCCGTGGACGACGTCCATCTGGCCGACCGTGACTCCAGGCGATGGCTCACCTACGCCGCCCGCCGGGTGGACCGATTAGCGGTACTCCTGGTGGCGACCGAGCGCGGCCAGTACGACATCCGGACACCCTCGCCCGGTCTCGCCCACACCCTGTCGCCCTCCCTCGTCACGGTGCACGCGCTTGCCCCACTGAGCCGGCAGGGCGCCGCGGAAATGGTCCGTGAATCCGCGGGCGCCGACGCCCCGCAGCAATGGGTCGACGACTGCGTACGGGCAAGTGCGGGCAATCCACTGCTGCTTCGCGCCCTGCTGGACGACCTGCGCGCCGTCTTCCCGGAAGGCCCCGGAACCACCGGCCTGCCGGACAGCTGCGCGGAGCTGTACCCGGGCGCCTACGTGGGCGCCGTCACCTGGTGGCTGGAGTGCGCGGGCCCCGGCACCACCGGTGTCGCCCGTGCACTCGCCGAACTGGAAGGCCTGTCCGAAGGCGAGGGCGACCGCGTAGAAGACCTGCTGGGCGACGTCACCGGAACCGACCCCGCCCGGGCGGCCGGCTGGATCACCGCCATGGTCCGGCTCGGGCTGCTGCGCCGCGAACGCCGTCAGGGGCCACCCCGCTTCGCCCATCCGCTGCTGCGCGAAGCCGTCCTCGACGGCTGGCCCCTGCCGCAGCGGCAGGCCGTGCACCGCGCCGCCGCCGAACTGCGCCACCACCGCGGAATCCGCGTCGAGACAGTGGCCGGTCATCTGCTGCGGGCCCCCGCGGTCGGAGCGCAGTGGGCTGCGGACGCCCTCGCGGACGCCGCGAGGACCGCATCCCTGGACAACCGGCCGGCCGAGGCGGCCGACTTCCTGCGCCGCGCACTCGACGAACCGCTGACCCGCGAGCACCGCGCCGCCGTGCTCACCGAGCTCGCCACCATGGAGTTCAGTACCGTACGGGCGGCCGGCATCCCCCGCCTCACCGAGGCACTCCGGCTCCAGGACCTGCCCAGGAACAAGGTGAAGGCCGCGGTGATGCTGGGCACCGCCCTGGCACACCGGGGCGAGGCCCGGGCCGCGTTCGCCATGCTCCTCGACCTGGACGACGGGCTGTCCGACCATCCCGTACTGACCCGGAGCGTGCGGGCCGCCGCCCTGCTGCTCTCCGACCACGACCGGGAGATCAGACACCTCGCCTACACCCGGCTGCGGCTCACCACCGAGAACTCCCCCGAACTTCTCGGCCCCGCCGAGGAATCACTGCTGATCCGCTACGAGGCGACCGCCGGCCGGGTGTCGGCCGAGCACGCGATGCGGCGGATCCGGGGCCTGCTCGCGATGCCCGAGGACCCCGCTCTGCTCCCCTATCTGCTCCTCACGTCCGCCGCCGTGGCCCAGTGGGCCGACAAGCTGGACGAGGCCGACCGCCTGGTCCAGCGGGGCCTGGCCCAGCAGCGGATATCGCATTTCCCCCTGGTTCAGCGGGCGCTGGTCAACACCCGGGCCGACACCGTCGCCGCCCGCGGCCGCCATGCCCAGGTCCTCACCTGCCTCGACGCCCAGGGCCTCCCCGCGGACCAGCCCGACCACACGGGCCCCAGCAACTTCCACGCCCATGCCCTGATCTCCCTCGTCGAAGTGGGCCGCGCAGGTGACGCCCACCGGCTGGCTGCGAAGGTCTCCCTGCGGAACGCCCACGCCGACTGGGAGGCAAATCGATTCCTCTACGCCCGGGGCATCCTGCGCGCCGCATCGGGAGATCCGGCCGCCGCGCTCGACGACTTCCAGGAATGCGGCCGCCGCCAGACAGCCCGCGAGGTCCTGAGCCCCGTCGTCACACCCTGGCGGTCCGCGGCCGCTGACTGCCAGCTGGCCCTCGGCCGGCCGCACGCCGCACTGGCCCTCGCCCAGGAGGAGTACCGGCTCGCCACCGTATGGAACACCCCCCGGGTGCTCGGCCGCGCACTGCGGACCCTCGGCGAGGCCACCGGGGGGCGGCACGGCATCGACCTCACAGCGCAGGCCGTCCAGATACTGCGCGACGCGGCACTGGAGACCGAACTCATACCCGCCCTGCTGGCCCACGGGCGCCAGCTGACCGCCGCCGGACGCAGCGCCCGCGCGACACTCCGGGAGGCCGCAGCGACGGCGGAGCACCTGGGAGCCGTGCGCCTTCGCTCCGAAGCCGACCGGGCGCTGCGCGACAGCGGCGCCCGCCCCCGCGAGACCGGCCACACCGGCGCCTCGGCGCTGACCGGGAGCGAGGCCCGGATCGCCGCCCTGGCCGCCGCGGGCAGCACCAACGCCCAGATCGCCGAACTGCTCCACCTGGCCCGGCGCACCGTCGAGACCCATCTCACCAGCGCCTACCGCAAACTCAACATCCAGCGCCGCACCGACCTGCCCGCCGCACTGGGCGCGGACAGCGGACGCCACGGCGAGGGAGAGTAG
- the kdpF gene encoding K(+)-transporting ATPase subunit F, translating into MNADNIVGLIVAVALLGYLVVALVFPERF; encoded by the coding sequence GTGAACGCCGACAACATTGTCGGCCTGATCGTGGCCGTCGCCCTGCTGGGCTATCTCGTAGTCGCCCTGGTCTTCCCGGAGAGGTTCTGA
- a CDS encoding phosphoribosyltransferase yields MSDERENLTYEVFGTAVRELAQTIADDGYEPDIVLSIARGGVFVAGGLAYALDCKNIHLVNVEFYTGVGTTLEMPVMLAPVPNAIDFSDKKVLITDDVADTGKTLKLVHDFCVGAVAEVRSAVIYEKPQSLVKCEYVWKRTDEWINFPWSVEPPVVRHEGQVLDA; encoded by the coding sequence ATGAGCGACGAGCGCGAGAACCTGACGTACGAGGTGTTCGGGACCGCGGTCCGCGAACTGGCGCAGACCATCGCCGACGACGGGTACGAGCCGGACATCGTGCTCAGCATCGCGCGCGGCGGGGTGTTTGTGGCCGGTGGGCTCGCCTACGCCCTGGACTGCAAGAACATCCACCTGGTGAACGTCGAGTTCTATACCGGGGTCGGGACCACCCTGGAGATGCCGGTCATGCTGGCCCCGGTGCCCAACGCCATCGATTTCTCGGACAAGAAGGTGCTCATCACCGATGATGTCGCCGACACCGGGAAGACCCTGAAGCTGGTTCACGACTTCTGCGTCGGAGCGGTCGCCGAGGTGCGCAGCGCGGTGATCTACGAGAAGCCGCAGTCGCTGGTGAAGTGTGAGTACGTGTGGAAGCGCACCGATGAGTGGATCAACTTCCCGTGGAGTGTTGAACCACCGGTGGTCCGTCATGAGGGACAGGTGCTCGACGCCTGA
- a CDS encoding universal stress protein, translated as MCEPANESPRRVVVGVNGSPCSLAALHRAAEEARMREAELWAVLAWKPANSRLTGRTSPLPSPYTDCSSAAVELLRDTLGKAFGAVQPGVTLAGLAVCATAGAALVDVACHPHDLLVVGTGKGGPVRRALRPSVARYCLSHAHCPVLTVPPSPLEAELTAAHRRNVWRIRLDTRELAE; from the coding sequence ATGTGCGAGCCAGCGAACGAATCCCCCCGCCGTGTCGTGGTCGGCGTGAACGGCAGCCCGTGCAGTCTCGCGGCACTGCACCGGGCAGCCGAAGAAGCCCGGATGCGGGAGGCCGAGCTCTGGGCCGTGCTCGCGTGGAAGCCCGCCAACAGCCGCCTCACCGGCCGTACTTCCCCGTTGCCGTCTCCGTACACGGACTGCAGTTCCGCGGCCGTGGAACTGCTGCGTGACACCCTCGGCAAGGCATTCGGCGCCGTGCAACCTGGTGTCACCTTGGCCGGCCTGGCCGTCTGCGCTACAGCGGGCGCCGCACTCGTGGACGTCGCCTGTCACCCGCACGACCTTCTCGTGGTGGGCACCGGGAAGGGCGGCCCGGTGCGGCGCGCGCTCAGACCCTCAGTCGCCCGCTACTGCCTGTCGCACGCGCACTGCCCTGTGCTGACTGTGCCCCCTTCACCGCTCGAAGCCGAGCTCACCGCTGCACACCGCCGCAATGTCTGGCGGATCCGGCTGGATACACGAGAACTGGCGGAGTGA
- a CDS encoding potassium-transporting ATPase subunit C encodes MNNSVTNTARLLWAGLRALLLLTVVTGILYPLAVTGVAQGLFHDKANGSEIKSNGKVVGSSLIGQSYNLPLKKGQETPEPDLKWFQPRPSNGLGTNSVNTQYKLILSGATNRSGDNGAVNGRCPKHAGEDTLCAWVVAAKAAVVKDNSVNGYTVQDVPADAVTSSGSGLDPDISPEYAGIQVHRVAEKNGLPAAQVQKLVDEHSDGRTIGFIGEPRVNVLELNIALRELVADS; translated from the coding sequence ATGAACAACTCGGTTACGAACACCGCCCGGTTGCTGTGGGCGGGCCTGCGCGCCCTCCTCCTGCTCACCGTGGTGACGGGCATCCTCTACCCGCTCGCCGTCACCGGTGTCGCCCAGGGGCTGTTCCACGACAAGGCGAACGGTTCGGAGATCAAGTCCAACGGCAAGGTCGTCGGGTCCTCGCTGATCGGTCAGTCCTACAACCTGCCGCTGAAGAAGGGCCAGGAGACGCCGGAGCCCGACCTCAAGTGGTTCCAGCCACGCCCGTCCAACGGCCTCGGCACCAACAGTGTCAACACCCAGTACAAGCTGATCCTGTCCGGCGCCACGAACCGCTCGGGCGACAACGGCGCGGTGAACGGCCGCTGCCCGAAGCACGCCGGGGAAGACACCCTCTGTGCCTGGGTGGTCGCCGCCAAGGCCGCGGTCGTCAAGGACAACTCGGTGAACGGTTACACCGTCCAGGACGTGCCCGCCGACGCGGTCACCTCCTCGGGCTCCGGCCTGGACCCGGACATCTCCCCGGAGTACGCCGGCATCCAGGTGCACCGCGTCGCGGAGAAGAACGGCCTGCCCGCCGCCCAGGTGCAGAAGCTCGTCGACGAGCACAGCGACGGCCGCACCATCGGCTTCATCGGCGAGCCCCGCGTGAACGTCCTCGAACTCAACATCGCGCTCAGGGAACTCGTGGCGGACAGCTGA
- the kdpA gene encoding potassium-transporting ATPase subunit KdpA, whose translation MSPVLAGVLQLLALIAALALAYRPLGDYMARVYSSDKHLRVEKWIYRGIGANPNTEMRWPAYLRGVLAFSAVSVLFLYVLQRVQGHLPGSLGFSSIDPDQAFNTAASFVTNTNWQSYYGEQAMGHVVQTGGLAVQNFVSAAVGIAVAVALVRGFARSRTGELGNFWADLVRGTIRILLPLSVVAAIVLVACGAIQNFAGIHEVGQFMGGSQQWNGGAVASQEAIKEVGTNGGGYFNANSAHPFENPTPLSNLFEIFLLLVIPFSLTRTFGRMVGSLKQGYAILATVATIWVGFIALMWWTEFAHHGPAFDIAGGAMEGKETRFGVGASSIFAVSTTLTSTGAVDSFHSSFTGFGGGITMLSMQLGEIAPGGTGSGLYGILIMAIIAVFIAGLMVGRTPEYLGKKIGTRQIKFAACYILITPALVLVFTAAAMALPTPGNSMTNSGSHGFSEILYAYTSGANNNGSAFAGLNADTQWFNSTIGIAMLLGRFLPMVFVLALAGSLAEQKPVPETAGTLRTDKPLFTGLLVGAILIITGLTYFPALALGPLAEGLAS comes from the coding sequence ATGAGCCCCGTCCTCGCCGGCGTGCTCCAGTTGCTCGCGCTCATAGCGGCACTGGCACTCGCCTACCGTCCCCTCGGCGACTACATGGCCCGGGTCTATTCCTCCGACAAGCATCTGCGCGTCGAGAAGTGGATCTACAGGGGCATCGGCGCCAACCCGAACACGGAGATGCGCTGGCCCGCTTACCTGCGCGGCGTCCTCGCCTTCTCCGCGGTCAGCGTGCTCTTCCTATACGTCCTGCAGCGCGTCCAGGGCCACCTGCCCGGCTCGCTCGGATTCTCCTCGATCGACCCGGACCAGGCGTTCAACACCGCCGCTTCCTTCGTGACGAACACCAACTGGCAGTCCTACTACGGCGAGCAGGCCATGGGCCACGTCGTACAGACCGGCGGGCTGGCGGTGCAGAACTTCGTCTCTGCGGCGGTAGGAATCGCGGTCGCGGTGGCGCTGGTACGGGGCTTCGCACGCTCGCGCACCGGGGAGCTGGGCAACTTCTGGGCGGACCTGGTGCGCGGCACCATCCGCATCCTGCTGCCGCTCTCCGTCGTCGCCGCGATCGTCCTGGTTGCCTGTGGCGCCATCCAGAACTTCGCCGGCATCCACGAGGTGGGCCAGTTCATGGGCGGCTCGCAGCAATGGAACGGCGGCGCGGTCGCCTCGCAAGAGGCCATCAAGGAGGTGGGTACGAACGGCGGTGGCTACTTCAACGCCAACTCCGCCCACCCCTTCGAGAACCCCACGCCGTTGTCGAACCTCTTCGAGATCTTCCTGCTGCTGGTCATCCCGTTCTCGCTCACCCGCACCTTCGGCCGCATGGTCGGAAGCCTGAAGCAGGGCTACGCGATCCTGGCGACCGTGGCCACGATCTGGGTCGGCTTCATCGCTCTGATGTGGTGGACCGAGTTCGCCCACCACGGCCCGGCGTTCGACATTGCCGGTGGTGCGATGGAGGGCAAGGAGACCCGCTTCGGTGTCGGCGCCTCGTCGATCTTCGCGGTGTCCACGACGTTGACCTCGACGGGTGCTGTGGACTCCTTCCACTCCTCGTTCACCGGTTTCGGCGGCGGCATCACCATGCTGAGCATGCAGCTCGGCGAGATCGCGCCGGGTGGTACTGGGTCCGGCCTCTACGGCATCCTGATCATGGCGATCATCGCGGTGTTCATCGCCGGTCTGATGGTCGGCCGTACACCCGAATACCTGGGCAAAAAGATCGGCACCCGCCAGATCAAGTTCGCGGCCTGCTACATCCTCATCACCCCGGCGCTGGTGCTCGTCTTCACCGCCGCGGCGATGGCTCTGCCCACTCCGGGCAACTCGATGACCAACAGCGGGTCGCACGGCTTCTCCGAGATCCTCTACGCGTACACCTCGGGCGCCAACAACAACGGCTCGGCCTTCGCCGGTCTGAACGCGGACACGCAGTGGTTCAACAGCACCATCGGTATCGCGATGCTGCTCGGCCGCTTCCTGCCGATGGTGTTCGTGCTGGCGCTGGCCGGGTCGCTCGCCGAGCAGAAGCCGGTCCCGGAGACCGCGGGGACGCTGCGAACCGATAAGCCGCTGTTCACCGGCCTGCTGGTGGGCGCGATCCTGATCATCACCGGCCTGACCTACTTCCCGGCCCTTGCGCTGGGGCCGCTGGCCGAGGGGCTGGCGTCATGA
- a CDS encoding SAV_915 family protein: MCLHHYDDDPEPEEQVPAGPLYVPVRPGPARVAIRLFRTPLGVRTTVAFTRPALLTTTLGKGQAWIVLSEPALRAMAAALGVTRMTLDPMLTAPAVRAATPDSAVAKLRRPTSRPTPREGKLTW, from the coding sequence ATGTGTCTGCACCATTACGACGACGACCCTGAGCCCGAAGAACAGGTCCCGGCCGGGCCGTTGTACGTCCCGGTCAGGCCGGGACCCGCACGCGTCGCGATCCGTCTCTTCCGCACCCCGCTGGGCGTTCGCACCACCGTTGCCTTCACCAGGCCGGCGCTGCTCACCACGACGTTGGGCAAGGGCCAGGCATGGATCGTGCTCTCCGAGCCCGCACTGCGTGCGATGGCCGCAGCGCTCGGCGTGACACGGATGACGCTCGATCCGATGCTCACCGCTCCGGCAGTCCGGGCCGCCACCCCCGACAGCGCCGTCGCGAAGCTCCGACGGCCGACATCCCGGCCCACGCCGCGTGAGGGGAAGTTGACATGGTGA
- the dcd gene encoding dCTP deaminase codes for MLLSDKDIRAEIDAGRVRIDPYDEYMVQPSSIDVRLDRYFRVFENHRYPHIDPAVEQADLTRKVEPAGDEAFILHPGEFVLASTYEVISLPDDLASRLEGKSSLGRLGLVTHSTAGFIDPGFSGHVTLELSNVATLPIKLWPGMKIGQLCMFRLSSPAEHPYGSERYGSRYQGQRGPTASRSFLNFHRTQV; via the coding sequence GTGCTTCTCTCAGACAAGGACATCCGGGCCGAGATTGACGCCGGACGCGTGCGTATCGATCCGTACGACGAATACATGGTGCAGCCATCCAGTATCGATGTGCGGCTCGACCGCTACTTCCGGGTGTTCGAGAACCACCGGTATCCGCACATCGACCCCGCAGTCGAGCAGGCGGACCTGACCCGCAAGGTCGAGCCGGCCGGTGACGAGGCGTTCATCCTGCACCCCGGGGAGTTCGTTCTCGCCTCGACGTACGAGGTCATCTCGCTTCCGGATGATCTGGCGTCGCGGCTGGAGGGCAAGTCCAGTCTCGGGCGGCTCGGTCTGGTGACGCACTCGACCGCCGGCTTCATCGACCCCGGGTTCTCGGGGCACGTCACGCTCGAACTGTCGAATGTCGCCACCCTGCCGATAAAGCTCTGGCCGGGGATGAAGATCGGGCAGCTGTGCATGTTCCGGCTCTCCTCGCCGGCCGAGCACCCCTACGGCAGTGAACGGTACGGCTCCCGCTATCAGGGGCAGCGGGGGCCCACGGCTTCCCGGTCCTTCCTCAATTTCCACCGGACCCAGGTGTGA